TTAAAAAGCAAGGTAAAAATTGGAATGTAAATGCCCATATACAGAAAAGATAAGAAAATTCTAGTGAGAACATTACCCACAAAGAATGTTATTCTTCTCATGGGAGCAGCGAATGAATATTCAAGCGTGCCCGCATATAACTCCTCCACAATACTCCATACAAACCCACTTAAAAATGTGAGCCCAAACCCAAGAACCATAAAACCGAGTACTGCAAAAGTCACGTAATCTGCATACCCCGTAAGCTGTTGAAGTGCTGGAGAGTTTCTCTCTCCGGTTAATCCAATCCCTATTAACAAGGCTTGGCCTACAAAGAAGAAACCAAACATCACATCACTTACTAACCAGAGTTTATAGCTTGTGAAGATACGCCAATTTTTTACTGCAACTCCATATAGCGCTTTAAGCTCGCTAGTAACCCCCATATCCAATCACCCTAGTGATTTTTTCAGCCCACTTGAAAAGGGCATAACCAATTCCCCAATATAGCAGAATTAAAAAGAAAAGCCACTTGATCTCTCCTAAAAGCTCAATATAACTCGTTCCAACAAAAAGAGCTCTTACTATATACGCAGCATGAGTTAATGGAAAAATCTTTGAAAAAGCGACCATAATTTTTGGCATTACACTTAATGGAAAGAACACGCCTGAAAAGAAAAGCATGGCAAATTCAAATATCTGAGCAAATGGCCCTATGTTTTTCAACATCATAACTAAACCTGCAAATACAAAACCAAATCCTAAAAAAGCAACCAATGAAGCAAAGATAATTGGAAGAGACTTTAAAATAACCGAAAATGTAAGAGGAATATCAAATATCACTATCCCAATTGCAAATACTACTCCCATAAGGACTGAATCCATGA
The window above is part of the Thermococcus sp. EP1 genome. Proteins encoded here:
- a CDS encoding ABC transporter permease; translated protein: MGVTSELKALYGVAVKNWRIFTSYKLWLVSDVMFGFFFVGQALLIGIGLTGERNSPALQQLTGYADYVTFAVLGFMVLGFGLTFLSGFVWSIVEELYAGTLEYSFAAPMRRITFFVGNVLTRIFLSFLYMGIYIPIFTLLFNIRFDFLNFLKAIPFLLVGAVGMIGLGMTAAGVVLYLKDPGPFVTILEMLVFALSGAMYPVSILPKGLQILAKILPYAPTSEAVRKIVAYGYANSISEISYLIVLSGTYAIVGYLVYKWSERQARIVGLKSY
- a CDS encoding ABC transporter permease — translated: MILSAVIEKEFRMFFRYPLRVISSVLVGLVFLLQFVFFGQAVLGGRYSALLEVSTGMGDYPTYALIGYVLWWVSVSPMEAYVWGVRRELQRGTFEMNILSPAKMVELLSSLAMSWLLMDSVLMGVVFAIGIVIFDIPLTFSVILKSLPIIFASLVAFLGFGFVFAGLVMMLKNIGPFAQIFEFAMLFFSGVFFPLSVMPKIMVAFSKIFPLTHAAYIVRALFVGTSYIELLGEIKWLFFLILLYWGIGYALFKWAEKITRVIGYGGY